A genomic segment from Gilvibacter sp. SZ-19 encodes:
- a CDS encoding AAA family ATPase — protein sequence MEETLRQQNSELIKVAIVGPESTGKTTLAKALAAHYETVYVAEYMRHYYEQVVVRDPFRSDLSDILPIAQGQIRAENEALAVANSLLFCDTNLLEIACYSEYYFGQIPAELEQGLTHMQYDLYLLTYIDVPWENDPLRDRPFDRQKLFSIFEERLKQQDAPHLLLKGDEQTRLETAILEIDKYRERRHGF from the coding sequence GTGGAAGAAACACTTAGACAACAAAATAGCGAGCTGATAAAGGTTGCCATAGTTGGCCCGGAATCTACCGGAAAGACCACCTTGGCAAAAGCCCTGGCAGCTCATTATGAGACTGTTTATGTGGCCGAATACATGCGTCATTATTACGAGCAAGTTGTTGTCAGGGATCCTTTCCGATCAGATCTTTCAGATATTCTGCCCATAGCTCAAGGACAGATTCGCGCAGAGAACGAAGCCTTAGCTGTGGCCAATTCACTGCTTTTCTGCGACACTAATCTTTTGGAGATTGCCTGTTATTCGGAATATTATTTTGGACAGATCCCTGCGGAATTGGAGCAGGGTTTGACCCATATGCAGTACGACCTTTATTTATTGACTTATATCGATGTGCCTTGGGAAAATGATCCCTTGAGAGACCGTCCTTTCGATAGACAAAAACTATTTTCTATTTTTGAAGAACGATTAAAGCAGCAAGATGCTCCCCATTTGTTGCTAAAAGGTGATGAACAGACAAGATTGGAAACCGCCATTCTTGAAATTGACAAATACCGCGAAAGACGGCATGGATTTTAA
- a CDS encoding single-stranded DNA-binding protein: protein MSGTINKVILIGHTGDEVKMHYFEGGGAIGRFPLATNETYTNRTTGEKVSNTEWHNIVVRNKAAEICEKYLNKGDKVYIEGRLKTRKWQDDQGNDRYSTEIQCTDFTFLTPKAEGGAPANMGAPGQMAQPSAQPQAAPAAKPAAPAPVEEDDDDLPF, encoded by the coding sequence ATGAGCGGGACGATTAACAAAGTGATCCTTATTGGCCATACCGGCGACGAGGTTAAAATGCATTATTTTGAAGGTGGGGGAGCCATAGGTCGATTCCCTTTGGCCACCAACGAAACCTATACCAATAGAACCACTGGGGAAAAGGTATCCAATACCGAGTGGCACAATATTGTCGTGCGTAATAAAGCCGCAGAGATTTGTGAAAAATACCTCAATAAAGGAGATAAGGTATATATAGAAGGTCGTTTAAAGACCAGAAAGTGGCAAGACGATCAAGGAAACGATCGGTATTCCACAGAGATCCAATGTACGGACTTCACTTTCTTGACCCCAAAAGCAGAAGGCGGAGCTCCTGCAAATATGGGAGCGCCGGGTCAGATGGCACAGCCATCTGCGCAGCCACAGGCTGCTCCTGCGGCGAAGCCGGCAGCCCCGGCGCCAGTAGAAGAGGACGATGATGATCTTCCTTTTTAG
- the mutY gene encoding A/G-specific adenine glycosylase: MNAVPSEFSNPLIAWYLQNKRELPWRQTKDPYKIWLSEIILQQTRVEQGLPYYLKFTARFPEVKDLAVASEQEVLKLWQGLGYYSRARNLHATSKYVAYDLNGQFPNNYGELKKLKGVGDYTASAIASICFDEAAAVVDGNVYRALSRSFGIDTPIDSSAGQKEFKTLAQELIDKQRPGTFNQAIMEFGARLCTPKNPDCEHCFFADRCVARAQDKISALPVKKGKIKVTKRYFNYLIAQSPQHKTLLQQRTAKGIWHKLYEFPNLETEQPATVKDIKSSSLFGQIFSADAEADPIRYNDKAVVHKLSHQHLEITFWIIPTTIEPEGAISAEELREFPVPVVLERFINSYGF, translated from the coding sequence ATGAACGCGGTACCTTCCGAATTTTCTAACCCACTAATTGCGTGGTACTTACAAAATAAACGTGAACTGCCTTGGCGACAGACCAAGGATCCCTACAAGATTTGGTTGTCTGAAATTATACTGCAACAAACACGCGTTGAACAAGGTTTACCTTATTATTTAAAGTTCACAGCGCGTTTCCCCGAGGTGAAAGATCTGGCCGTGGCCAGCGAACAAGAGGTCTTAAAGCTGTGGCAAGGCTTGGGTTATTATTCTAGGGCCAGAAATTTGCACGCCACATCCAAGTATGTGGCTTACGACCTGAATGGTCAATTTCCAAATAATTATGGGGAACTGAAAAAACTCAAAGGAGTAGGTGACTATACCGCAAGTGCGATTGCCTCGATTTGTTTTGATGAGGCTGCCGCAGTGGTTGATGGTAATGTATACCGGGCGCTATCGCGTAGTTTTGGTATTGATACTCCTATAGATAGTTCTGCCGGTCAAAAGGAATTTAAAACTTTGGCGCAAGAGCTAATAGACAAGCAGCGGCCCGGAACTTTTAATCAGGCCATTATGGAATTCGGGGCGCGATTGTGTACCCCCAAGAATCCAGATTGCGAGCACTGTTTCTTTGCAGATAGATGCGTGGCTCGAGCTCAGGATAAGATCAGTGCCTTGCCGGTAAAGAAAGGCAAGATAAAAGTAACTAAGCGGTATTTTAATTATCTGATTGCCCAAAGTCCGCAGCACAAAACACTACTGCAACAACGCACCGCCAAAGGGATTTGGCACAAGCTCTACGAGTTTCCAAACTTAGAGACCGAGCAGCCGGCAACGGTTAAGGACATTAAAAGTAGTTCGCTATTTGGGCAAATATTTTCTGCGGATGCCGAGGCTGATCCGATACGATATAACGATAAAGCGGTAGTGCATAAATTGTCTCATCAGCACTTGGAGATCACCTTCTGGATAATCCCTACAACCATAGAACCAGAGGGAGCTATTTCTGCGGAGGAGCTCAGGGAATTTCCGGTGCCTGTGGTTTTAGAACGATTTATAAACAGCTACGGCTTTTAA
- a CDS encoding TM2 domain-containing protein, with amino-acid sequence MKLKFLLLFFALILAAPVAQASFPVQRTATVSVEAQSDENAEVLYSPAAAGQKSKGAALLLWVFLGALAAHRWYLGSPWYWNLLYMFTGGGFLIWAVIDLIDILSGDYPTKGGFKEKFF; translated from the coding sequence ATGAAATTAAAATTTCTACTTTTATTTTTTGCGCTAATTCTAGCCGCTCCGGTAGCGCAGGCTTCTTTCCCGGTGCAGCGAACCGCAACTGTGTCTGTTGAGGCACAAAGTGACGAGAATGCCGAAGTACTTTATTCGCCTGCAGCCGCAGGACAGAAAAGTAAAGGTGCAGCTTTGTTATTATGGGTTTTCCTAGGAGCACTTGCAGCGCACAGATGGTATTTAGGTAGCCCATGGTATTGGAATCTATTATATATGTTTACGGGTGGAGGCTTTTTAATCTGGGCTGTTATTGATTTGATAGACATACTTAGTGGAGATTACCCAACCAAAGGAGGTTTCAAAGAAAAATTCTTTTAA
- the ahcY gene encoding adenosylhomocysteinase yields MSTNTTAYTPYKVKDISLADWGRKEIELAEAEMPGLMSLREEYKNEQPLKGARIAGCLHMTIQTAVLIETLVALGAEVTWSSCNIFSTQDQAAAAIAAAGIPVYAWKGMNEQEFDWCIEQTLFFGEDRKPLNMILDDGGDLTNMVLDKYPELVAGIKGLSEETTTGVHRLYERMAKGTLPMPAINVNDSVTKSKFDNKYGCKESAVDAIRRGTDIMLAGKRVVVCGYGDVGKGTAASFRGAGSIVTVTEIDPICALQAAMDGYEVKKLETVIGNADIVITATGNKDIVQGQHFEALKDKAIVCNIGHFDNEIDMAWLNKNHGATKVEIKPQVDKYTVNGKDVIILAEGRLVNLGVATGHPSFVMSNSFTNQTLAQIELWNHSDKYENKVYMLPKHLDEKVAKLHLAKIGVELTELRKEQADYIGVQQEGPFKPEYYRY; encoded by the coding sequence ATGTCAACGAATACAACTGCATATACGCCTTATAAAGTTAAGGACATCAGTCTTGCAGACTGGGGACGCAAAGAAATTGAACTCGCTGAAGCTGAAATGCCAGGACTTATGTCCCTACGTGAAGAGTACAAGAATGAGCAACCCCTTAAAGGAGCCCGAATTGCCGGATGTCTTCACATGACCATCCAAACGGCAGTACTTATTGAAACCTTAGTTGCTCTTGGAGCCGAGGTAACTTGGAGCTCTTGTAATATCTTTTCTACGCAAGATCAAGCAGCAGCTGCTATTGCCGCTGCGGGGATTCCGGTTTATGCCTGGAAAGGAATGAACGAGCAAGAATTTGACTGGTGTATTGAGCAGACCCTTTTCTTTGGAGAAGACAGAAAGCCACTCAACATGATCCTAGATGATGGAGGTGACCTGACCAATATGGTTTTGGATAAGTATCCAGAATTGGTTGCCGGCATCAAAGGACTGTCAGAAGAAACCACTACTGGAGTTCACCGTTTGTACGAGCGCATGGCCAAAGGTACTTTACCGATGCCGGCCATTAACGTGAATGACTCGGTGACCAAGAGCAAATTTGACAACAAATACGGGTGTAAAGAAAGCGCGGTAGATGCTATTCGCAGAGGAACAGACATCATGCTTGCTGGTAAACGCGTTGTAGTTTGTGGTTACGGAGACGTTGGTAAAGGAACTGCTGCTTCCTTCCGCGGAGCAGGTAGTATTGTTACCGTAACAGAGATAGACCCTATCTGTGCATTGCAAGCTGCTATGGACGGATATGAAGTTAAAAAATTAGAGACCGTTATCGGGAACGCCGATATTGTGATCACCGCCACCGGAAACAAAGACATTGTGCAAGGACAACACTTTGAAGCCCTTAAGGACAAGGCAATTGTTTGTAATATTGGTCACTTTGACAACGAGATCGACATGGCCTGGTTGAACAAGAACCACGGAGCAACCAAAGTAGAGATCAAACCTCAGGTTGATAAATATACCGTTAATGGAAAAGATGTTATCATCCTTGCAGAAGGCCGTTTGGTAAACCTTGGCGTTGCTACAGGTCACCCGAGTTTTGTGATGAGTAACAGTTTTACCAACCAGACCTTAGCACAAATTGAACTTTGGAACCACAGCGACAAATACGAGAACAAAGTATATATGTTACCAAAGCACTTGGACGAAAAAGTAGCAAAATTGCACTTGGCCAAGATCGGTGTGGAACTGACAGAACTCAGAAAGGAACAAGCCGATTATATCGGAGTTCAGCAAGAAGGTCCTTTCAAACCAGAATACTACAGATACTAA
- the pnuC gene encoding nicotinamide riboside transporter PnuC, translated as MNPIFDFFLSPYYERTTSLIVLEAVAFVFGIASVIYAKKRNILVYPTGLVATVITVYIFLQDELLGDMMMNVYYSAMSIYGWWNWARRKDDALVVKVSRTNSREKWIGFGLCLLTMAVTYGVYTASGTTIGTSNYIDIFTSGIFFTAMWYMATKKLENWTLWIFADVISVPLYAYRGWGMLALQYLIFTFLAIQGYYAWKKHLDNKIAS; from the coding sequence ATGAACCCCATTTTTGATTTTTTCCTTTCTCCGTACTATGAACGCACAACCTCGTTGATCGTACTGGAAGCCGTGGCTTTCGTCTTTGGAATAGCCAGTGTAATCTACGCCAAAAAGCGAAATATTCTGGTTTATCCGACAGGCTTGGTCGCGACTGTAATAACAGTCTACATTTTTTTGCAAGATGAGCTTTTGGGCGATATGATGATGAATGTCTACTATTCGGCCATGAGTATTTACGGTTGGTGGAACTGGGCACGCCGAAAAGACGATGCTTTGGTGGTAAAGGTAAGTCGGACAAACAGTCGTGAGAAATGGATAGGTTTCGGCCTGTGTTTGCTCACCATGGCAGTTACTTATGGAGTCTATACGGCCTCTGGGACAACAATAGGTACGTCTAATTACATCGACATCTTTACTTCTGGTATATTCTTTACTGCCATGTGGTATATGGCGACCAAGAAATTGGAGAATTGGACCTTATGGATCTTTGCAGATGTGATCAGTGTTCCACTCTATGCCTACCGAGGTTGGGGTATGCTTGCTTTACAGTATTTAATTTTTACCTTTCTAGCTATTCAAGGCTATTACGCGTGGAAGAAACACTTAGACAACAAAATAGCGAGCTGA
- a CDS encoding HU family DNA-binding protein has product MTKADIVARISEKLGMEKGDVQATVETFMSEVKNSLESGDNVYLRGFGSFIIKTRAEKTGRNISKNTTIKIPAHNIPAFKPAKVFVESVKSNVEVK; this is encoded by the coding sequence ATGACGAAAGCAGATATTGTAGCGAGAATTTCAGAGAAACTTGGAATGGAAAAAGGAGATGTTCAAGCTACTGTTGAAACCTTTATGAGTGAGGTGAAGAATTCTTTGGAGAGTGGTGACAACGTATACCTAAGAGGATTCGGAAGCTTTATCATCAAAACTCGCGCCGAGAAAACCGGTAGAAATATCTCTAAGAATACAACAATCAAGATACCTGCACACAATATTCCAGCGTTCAAGCCTGCAAAAGTATTTGTAGAGAGCGTTAAGTCTAACGTGGAGGTTAAATAA
- the rpmA gene encoding 50S ribosomal protein L27, which translates to MAHKKGVGSSKNGRESESKRLGVKIFGGQAAVAGNIIVRQRGTAHNPGENVYAGKDHTLHAKVDGIVKFEKKRNNKSYVSIIPHGEA; encoded by the coding sequence ATGGCTCACAAAAAAGGAGTTGGTAGTTCGAAGAACGGTAGAGAATCAGAATCGAAACGCTTAGGCGTAAAGATTTTTGGTGGACAAGCAGCCGTTGCTGGGAACATCATCGTACGTCAACGCGGTACTGCTCACAATCCAGGTGAGAATGTATACGCCGGAAAAGATCATACCTTACATGCCAAAGTAGACGGTATTGTGAAGTTTGAAAAGAAGAGAAACAACAAGTCTTACGTTTCAATTATTCCACACGGAGAAGCTTAA
- a CDS encoding thiamine-binding protein, with protein sequence MNVSVELTLSPLQDDFEAPIIAFIKTLRASGLTVLENPLSTQVYGPYDQVMKLLNSAVKEAFIDLNQVVLYLKMVKSDRSDYEPHF encoded by the coding sequence ATGAATGTATCTGTAGAACTTACCTTGAGCCCTTTACAGGATGATTTTGAAGCTCCAATAATCGCCTTCATAAAAACCTTAAGAGCTTCTGGGCTCACTGTATTGGAGAATCCTTTGAGCACACAGGTTTACGGGCCTTATGACCAGGTGATGAAATTGTTGAACTCCGCAGTAAAAGAGGCCTTTATAGATCTGAATCAAGTGGTCTTGTATTTAAAAATGGTTAAAAGCGATAGAAGCGACTATGAACCCCATTTTTGA
- a CDS encoding geranylgeranylglyceryl/heptaprenylglyceryl phosphate synthase, which yields MDTQRQTSIIQALVSAAESGKQQLAILVDPDKFDPASANEFLKRIPKQTTHLFVGGSEVPKDATAGTVASLRSAGLPIVLFPGDYDQLTNAADAVLFLSLYSGDNPEYLIGQQRKATSFLRHSTLEVIPTAYLLIDGGNQSAVARVTQTQALSQDNVDTVVEVALAAQYCGARCVYLEAGSGALKPVRPEIISAVRAAINLPLIVGGGIRSEAQMKTAYDAGANLLVMGTVFENHNR from the coding sequence ATGGATACCCAAAGACAAACTAGTATCATTCAAGCGCTAGTGAGCGCAGCGGAATCTGGAAAGCAGCAATTGGCTATTCTGGTAGATCCAGATAAATTCGATCCTGCTTCTGCCAATGAATTTTTAAAGCGTATTCCGAAGCAAACCACGCATCTCTTTGTAGGAGGCAGTGAGGTGCCTAAGGACGCAACGGCAGGAACCGTAGCCAGTTTAAGGTCTGCGGGCCTACCCATTGTTCTGTTTCCGGGTGATTATGATCAATTGACCAATGCTGCGGATGCTGTCTTATTCCTCTCCCTTTACTCTGGAGATAATCCTGAATATCTTATCGGGCAACAACGCAAAGCAACAAGCTTTTTAAGACATTCCACTTTGGAGGTCATCCCCACGGCTTATTTACTGATAGATGGAGGGAATCAGTCTGCTGTGGCTCGTGTTACCCAAACCCAAGCTTTATCGCAAGACAATGTAGACACCGTGGTCGAAGTGGCTCTGGCTGCACAGTACTGCGGAGCGCGTTGTGTTTATCTGGAAGCTGGCAGTGGTGCACTAAAGCCTGTTCGTCCAGAGATCATAAGCGCAGTACGAGCTGCAATTAATTTGCCACTTATTGTTGGTGGAGGGATTCGCTCCGAAGCACAAATGAAAACCGCCTATGACGCAGGAGCTAATCTTTTGGTCATGGGAACCGTATTTGAAAATCACAACCGATGA
- a CDS encoding DMT family transporter, with translation MQQANLKWIFLVLLALIWGSSFILIKKALIGLNPVQLGALRVLISGTFLLIAGWSKLRKIPKKSLFWITISGFLGTFFPAFLFAFAETEIDSAIASILNSLVPLNTIIIGVSLFGIGTSRQQVIGVVIGFIGTVLLILGGAALKPDQNYFYALFVVLASVMYATNSNIIKKHLQEVPPLAIAAGNFAAIMVPAFFVLLWDGFLQTNPLEREEVVSSLGYLVVLCLFGTAMAKVLYNKLVQMATPVFAASVTYLMPIVAVLWGLLDGERFTLQEALASLLILFGVYWANRGRLPIKLKRQ, from the coding sequence ATGCAACAGGCCAATCTCAAATGGATTTTTTTGGTGCTTTTAGCACTGATCTGGGGGAGTTCTTTCATCCTGATCAAAAAAGCGCTCATTGGTCTGAATCCGGTTCAGCTGGGGGCATTGCGCGTGCTGATCTCTGGCACCTTTCTATTGATAGCCGGCTGGAGTAAACTCAGAAAGATCCCTAAGAAAAGCTTATTCTGGATAACCATCTCCGGCTTTTTAGGAACCTTTTTTCCAGCCTTCCTATTTGCCTTTGCAGAAACCGAGATAGATAGTGCCATAGCCTCTATCTTGAATTCTTTAGTGCCGCTAAACACCATTATCATCGGGGTGAGTCTTTTTGGAATTGGAACTTCCAGACAACAAGTCATAGGAGTGGTCATTGGTTTTATAGGGACCGTTCTCTTGATCTTAGGCGGTGCCGCTTTGAAACCCGATCAGAATTATTTCTATGCCCTTTTTGTGGTTTTGGCCTCGGTGATGTATGCCACCAATTCCAACATCATCAAAAAGCATTTGCAAGAAGTGCCGCCTTTAGCAATTGCCGCGGGTAATTTTGCGGCCATTATGGTACCTGCTTTTTTTGTTTTGCTTTGGGATGGGTTCTTGCAGACCAATCCATTAGAGCGCGAAGAGGTGGTCTCGTCTTTGGGCTATCTGGTGGTGCTTTGTCTGTTCGGAACTGCTATGGCCAAGGTTTTGTACAACAAATTGGTGCAAATGGCAACTCCCGTTTTTGCGGCTTCTGTTACTTATTTAATGCCCATTGTTGCTGTACTCTGGGGCCTTCTTGACGGAGAGCGTTTTACCCTGCAAGAAGCCTTAGCGTCTCTGCTTATTCTGTTTGGGGTTTATTGGGCCAACCGCGGACGTTTACCTATCAAGTTAAAGCGCCAATAG
- the gldD gene encoding gliding motility lipoprotein GldD, protein MRYFAALIFSILILGSCQERVVVKPAAQLRLEYPKAVYAEADFDCDYRFSVNQIARVQKRANCWVNVDYPQINATIYMTYRPVENNLDSLLFDAQKLTYDHTIKANKILEQPRIDPINKVYGMFYMIDGDAATQSQFYVTDSINHFVTGSVYFNAKPNFDSIWPAVEYLREDVRRIMESMSWTQ, encoded by the coding sequence ATGAGGTATTTTGCCGCCTTAATATTCAGTATTCTAATTCTAGGGAGCTGCCAAGAACGAGTGGTTGTAAAACCTGCTGCTCAATTGCGATTGGAATATCCCAAGGCTGTTTATGCTGAGGCCGACTTTGACTGTGACTACCGCTTTAGTGTAAATCAGATCGCTCGCGTTCAAAAAAGAGCAAACTGTTGGGTCAATGTAGACTACCCGCAGATTAATGCAACTATTTACATGACTTACCGCCCCGTAGAGAACAACTTGGATTCGCTCTTGTTCGATGCGCAAAAACTCACCTACGATCATACCATCAAGGCCAATAAGATTTTGGAGCAACCGCGTATTGATCCTATCAATAAGGTGTATGGTATGTTTTATATGATCGATGGTGATGCCGCCACCCAATCTCAATTTTATGTTACCGATTCTATCAATCACTTTGTGACAGGTTCGGTCTATTTCAACGCCAAGCCTAACTTCGATTCTATTTGGCCTGCTGTCGAGTACCTGCGTGAAGATGTGCGCCGTATCATGGAGAGCATGAGTTGGACACAATAA
- the rplU gene encoding 50S ribosomal protein L21 encodes MYAIVEIAGQQFKVAKDQKVFVHRLATEEGKKVAFDNVLLIGDGDKVTVGAPVIEGAQVGAKVLKHLKGDKVIVFKKKRRKGYKVKNGHRQHLSEIVIESIVASGAKKAAPKKEAKPAAKKEAPKAAAKPAAKKEAPKAAAPKKAAPKKAAKDDLKKIEGIGPKIAETLAAAGIATFADLAKAKPAAISEIIAGVRGNHVPDTWPQQAKLAADGKWDELKELQDKLDGGKA; translated from the coding sequence ATGTACGCAATTGTAGAGATAGCAGGGCAGCAATTTAAAGTTGCGAAAGACCAAAAAGTCTTTGTACACCGTTTGGCCACAGAAGAAGGAAAGAAAGTCGCTTTTGACAACGTACTTCTTATTGGCGATGGAGACAAAGTAACTGTTGGCGCCCCGGTTATAGAAGGTGCCCAAGTAGGTGCTAAGGTGCTTAAGCACTTGAAAGGTGACAAAGTGATCGTATTCAAAAAGAAACGTCGCAAAGGTTACAAAGTAAAGAATGGACACAGACAACACTTGTCTGAGATCGTAATTGAGAGCATTGTTGCTTCTGGAGCTAAGAAAGCTGCTCCTAAAAAAGAAGCCAAGCCAGCAGCTAAGAAGGAGGCTCCAAAAGCAGCGGCTAAGCCTGCAGCTAAGAAAGAAGCTCCTAAGGCAGCAGCTCCAAAAAAGGCAGCTCCAAAGAAAGCCGCTAAAGACGATCTTAAAAAGATCGAAGGTATTGGTCCTAAGATTGCAGAAACTCTTGCTGCAGCAGGGATCGCTACTTTTGCTGACCTTGCCAAAGCAAAGCCAGCTGCGATCAGTGAGATCATCGCTGGAGTTCGTGGAAACCACGTTCCAGACACTTGGCCACAACAAGCTAAACTTGCTGCCGATGGTAAGTGGGATGAGCTTAAAGAATTACAAGACAAATTAGACGGAGGTAAAGCATAA
- a CDS encoding gliding motility-associated protein GldE, which translates to MDLEPPSILLALAYSNAISLAVIVLLLLCSALISASEVAFFSLSATDLETDTEAPSKKLAIVNDLLTKPKKLLATILVSNNFINIAIILLFDSVAEVFFGGLTASVLGIPLRFVVEVGVVTFLILLFGEILPKIYASRNNLSFALFMAYPLKALEFSLSPLSIPMRSMTQIIENRFGQKKSKFSVDHLSQALELTSEDDTTQEEQKILQGIVTFGNTDAKQVMKPRMDIFALNKAMAFKDILPDLVANGYSRIPVYEDNIDNITGVLYVKDLLPYLDHSELDWVSLQREAYFVPENKKLDDLLAEFKEMKMHLAIVVDEYGGTSGLLSLEDILEEIVGEISDEFDDDDIIYSKLDDTTYVFEGKTPLKDVYKVIGLDDPSLFEEAKGEAESLAGFLLEIAKGFPKKNEVLKFENYTFTIEAFENKRIKQIKLTIKE; encoded by the coding sequence TTGGACCTGGAACCTCCGAGTATACTGTTAGCCTTAGCATATTCCAACGCAATTAGTCTTGCAGTCATTGTGCTGCTCTTACTTTGTTCTGCGCTTATTTCAGCCTCAGAAGTTGCATTCTTTTCACTTTCCGCAACAGACCTGGAAACAGACACAGAAGCGCCGTCTAAGAAGCTGGCCATTGTCAATGACCTGCTAACCAAGCCAAAAAAATTACTAGCTACCATACTGGTGTCTAACAACTTTATAAATATTGCCATCATTTTACTTTTTGATTCGGTGGCTGAGGTTTTCTTTGGAGGATTAACCGCTAGTGTGCTGGGGATTCCTTTGCGCTTTGTTGTAGAAGTGGGGGTTGTGACATTTCTGATCTTACTATTTGGGGAGATCTTGCCCAAGATCTACGCTTCGCGTAACAATTTGTCCTTTGCACTTTTTATGGCCTATCCGTTAAAAGCTTTAGAGTTTTCGCTCTCGCCACTATCAATTCCCATGCGATCCATGACCCAGATCATAGAGAATAGATTCGGTCAGAAGAAATCTAAGTTCAGCGTGGACCATTTGTCTCAGGCCTTAGAGCTCACATCAGAAGACGATACTACCCAAGAGGAACAAAAGATCTTGCAGGGCATAGTAACCTTTGGAAACACCGATGCAAAACAGGTCATGAAGCCACGCATGGATATCTTTGCGCTCAATAAAGCAATGGCTTTCAAAGATATTTTACCCGACCTGGTGGCTAACGGCTATTCGCGTATTCCGGTATACGAAGACAATATTGACAATATTACCGGGGTGCTTTATGTAAAGGATTTATTGCCTTATCTGGATCATTCCGAACTCGACTGGGTTTCCTTGCAAAGAGAGGCTTATTTTGTGCCAGAGAACAAGAAGCTCGACGATCTGTTGGCCGAATTCAAAGAAATGAAAATGCACTTGGCCATAGTGGTGGACGAATACGGAGGAACCAGTGGCTTACTGTCTCTAGAAGATATATTGGAGGAGATAGTGGGCGAGATCTCCGATGAGTTCGACGACGACGATATCATTTACTCCAAACTAGACGACACTACCTATGTCTTTGAGGGCAAAACCCCACTTAAAGACGTCTATAAGGTGATCGGTTTAGACGACCCTTCACTTTTTGAAGAAGCTAAAGGCGAAGCAGAATCACTAGCCGGCTTTCTGTTAGAGATCGCCAAAGGATTCCCCAAAAAGAACGAGGTACTAAAATTCGAGAATTACACGTTTACCATAGAAGCTTTTGAGAACAAACGCATTAAACAAATTAAGTTGACCATAAAGGAATGA
- a CDS encoding 4'-phosphopantetheinyl transferase superfamily protein, with amino-acid sequence MPLYKTITAQNQTTVYLWKIEETFEELAAGIDLQAAHADRVQGMKSDIHRRGFLSIRHLLAMAGYNDHDLYYNDFGKPHLKDGTGISITHSFEFTGIIVGPHAVGIDIEKERGKILKIAHKFTPLEEYRTLANEEALIRKLSLVWCAKETLYKMYGQPGLSFLQHIDVHDFHLGVDEQTTATIDFNGTKSLYEVFFLEFDGFSCSYGYPKTN; translated from the coding sequence GTGCCTCTTTACAAAACTATAACAGCTCAGAATCAGACTACTGTTTATCTCTGGAAGATAGAAGAGACTTTTGAGGAGCTCGCAGCCGGAATCGATTTGCAAGCAGCTCATGCGGATAGGGTCCAAGGTATGAAAAGTGACATTCACCGCCGAGGGTTTTTAAGTATCAGGCATTTGTTGGCTATGGCCGGTTACAATGATCACGACCTCTACTACAATGATTTTGGAAAACCGCACCTAAAAGACGGGACAGGGATAAGTATTACACATTCTTTTGAGTTCACGGGTATTATTGTAGGGCCACATGCCGTTGGTATTGATATAGAAAAAGAACGTGGAAAGATCCTTAAGATCGCTCATAAGTTTACACCACTGGAAGAATACAGGACTCTGGCCAATGAAGAAGCCTTGATCCGCAAATTGAGTTTGGTCTGGTGTGCCAAGGAAACCCTTTACAAAATGTATGGACAACCTGGACTGAGCTTCTTACAGCATATAGATGTACACGATTTTCACTTGGGGGTAGATGAGCAGACTACGGCTACCATAGATTTCAATGGGACCAAGAGTTTGTACGAGGTGTTTTTTCTAGAGTTTGATGGTTTCAGTTGTAGTTATGGATACCCAAAGACAAACTAG